DNA from Sulfodiicoccus acidiphilus:
GGCCTTAACGTTCCACCTCTCAGGCCTCTGGGAATACCTGACGTTATCTGTGGCTATCGACATGGTCACGAAGTCGTTTGCGAAGAGGAGGAGGATCACGTCGAACGGAGTAGTAACGAAGAATCTCACCACAAAGAACGATAAAGTGAGGAAGAGCACTACCTGCATCGTCTTCATTATTTTATTTAACGTGTAGGTAAGCATGCGTTGGTATATCCTTCTCCCGCTCTTGATGGCCTCAACTATGTCCGATATCCCCTCGTGGGTGAGTACTATGCTAGCCGAAGCCTTCGCTACGTCGGTCGCGTTGCTGACTGCTATTCCGACCTCGGCCTGCTTCAAGGCTGGGGCGTCGTTCACTCCGTCCCCTGTCATCCCGGTCACGTGTCCCTCCTCCTGAAGTCTCTTCACGATGAAGAACTTGTCCTCCGGGAAAACTTCTGCGAACACCGAACAGCCATCGATAGCTGCCTTGCCCTCCTTGACGTCCAGTACTCTGCATACGCCGCCCTCTATTCCCACCTCCTTACCAACTTCATCGGCGATCGCCAAGTTGTCGCCAGTCACCATCTTCGTGGAAACACCGAAGGCGTTGAGTTCCATGATCAGTTCCCTAGAGTCGGGCCTTGGCCTGTCGTAGAGTGGAATTACACCTAGAAGCTCTGGGGTTTCCCTTCCCGCGGCCACCGCTATGACCCTGAAACCGCGTGAGGCGTAGCTTTCTACGTCTCGCTCTATTTCCTCATACCTCCTCTTGCACACTTCCGCTACAACTTGAGGGGCTCCCTTGATCACCGTGAATTTCTCTCCGTTTACGTTAACTACGGCCTCGGTTCTCTTCGTTGAGGGGTCGAAGGGTTTGAACTGTAGCCTATTCTCGTAGTCCACCGTCATATTCCTCTCCTTGGCGTAGGAGATGACCGCTAGATCTATGGGATCCTGGCTCGCTTCGTCGGAGGCAAGACAGGCATACCTGAGGAGTTCGTCCTCCGTCCCCTTGTAGGCCTTTGGTTCTACAACTCTCAACCTGTTCTCCGTTATGGTGCCCGTTTTGTCCATGCATAGTACGTCCATTGAAGCCGCGTCCTCTATCGCTGTGAGTCTTGTGACCAGAGCTCCCTTCTTGGACATCTCCAACGCTCCTATGGCCATCGCTATGGTGAACGTCGCTGGTAGAGCAACCGGAATTGACGCGATTAGGACGACCAAGGAGAAGGGGAGCACCTGTGTGAAACTCACGTGCTCAAGTAAGGAAAATGAAGTCATAGCCAAAACCAACACCACGTCCAGAACTATGAGACTCCTCACAATTCCGAAGATCAGTGACTCTATGTGAGACTTGGAGCCAGCGCTTTCCACCAGCTCGGTAGTCTTACCGTAATAGGTATTAGGTCCGGTCAACGCCACGACACAGGTGGCCTCACCTCTCCTAACCACCGACCCAGAGAAGAGGACGTCACCCTTTCCCTTCTCCACAGCCACAGACTCCCCAGTGAGGGCGGACTGGTCCACCTCGACCTCCCCATCCAAGACCTTGACGTCAGCGGGGACTATGTCACCTAACCTCACCCTTATCACGTCCCCTGGGACCAGTTCCCTCGCCTGAACCTTTGTCCACCTCCCATCTCTGAGCACCCTCGCCTGAACCGATAGCCGTTTCTTGAGGATCTCCACAGCGTTCTGGGCCCGCGATTCCTGTACGTAACTCACGATGGCGTTGAACACTAGGAGGAAAAGGATGATCAAAGAGTCGGGATACTTCTTCAGAGCGAAGGTAATGGCGATGGTGACTTCCAGCATCCAGGGTACTGGACTCCAGAACTTCCTCAAGAACTTCAGGAGAGGGCTCTCCTTCCTCTCAACCACCTCGTTGTATCCGAACTTCTCTAACCTGTTCCTCGCCTCCTCGTTTGATAGTCCCTCCTTAGTAGTTCCTAGTCTCTTCATTAACTCGTCTATACCAATGTCTTTCAGATCTTCTCTCACAGGTTCCGCTTCCGAGACTAGGTCAAAAACTTAGCGGAGGACGTTTTGAACGAATTAAGCACAAAGTATAAGAATCTCAATAGCATGGTTTATTGTGGTGATAACGCTTGGAGAGTCGAAAATTGGGAATAGTGTTCGCCTCAGGGGCCGCCAACAGGCTCTGCTGTCTCTTCATTTACGCTGGTGCGGCCTTGGCGGGGGGATGGGAAGTGCGAGTTCACCTCGTGAACGAGGGGTTGGTGGCCTTCAAGAAGGAGGTCTTACCGAAGCTCAGTACGATCGAAGCCGCTTACTATCCACCACTCTATTCAACGGACGTCGAGACCTACGTCGGGAACTTGAGGGAATTCGTGAATTCCGGCAAGTTACCCGACTGGCACTCCTTCCTTAAACAACTGAAGGGCGACTTCAAGGATCGCTTCAAGGTTTACGCTTGCCCATACGCGGCGGCCCTCTACAACGTCAGGAAGGAGGACCTCGTCGAGGAGGTGGACGAAGTACGAGGAGCTGAGTCCTTCCTGGAGGAAGTGTATGGTGGAGTGGTGATGTACCTCTAGGACTTTTTACCTACTGTCACACCTTCTACTTATGCTAGAGAAGCTCTTTCGGCCCTCCAGCGTGGCGGTGGTGGGGGCTTCTAGAAATAGGGACAAGGTAGGTAACATCGTTCTGAGGAACGTTCTATCAACTTTTCGGGGGAAGGTGTTCGCAGTGAACGACAAGGCCGACTCGGTGGAGGGTGTTAAGGCAAATAGATCATTGAAGGAAGTGAAGAACGTTGACCTAGTGGTTGTCGCTGTGCCGAGGACAGTTGTCCCCCAAGTCATGGAGGAGGCGGTCCAGGTCGGAGCGGGCGCAGCAGTAGTAATAACCTCCGGTTTCAGGGAGACCGACGAAGAGGGGGCCAGACTGGAGAACGAACTCGTATCCATAGCTAGAAAGGGCGATGTGAGAGTGCTGGGGCCCAACACTTTGGGCTTGGTAACACCCGCAATGAACGCGACTTTCGCCTTCGCGGATGTCCTAAGAGGAAATGTGGCGGTCGTCGCTCAGAGCGGGGGTATCGGGGTTTACATGTTGAATTGGGCTCAGAGAACTAGGACCGGACTTAGCTATTTCGTTAGCCTCGGAAATCAGGCAGACGTCAGCGAGACTGACGTGTTTCAGTTCCTCGCTGAGGACCTCGAAACCAGGGCGATCTTCTCCTACCTTGAGGGTGTGGCGGATGGAAGCAGGTTCTTGGACGTGGTTCCAGACGTAGCGAAGAGGAAACCCTTAGTGTTCCTGAAGGGAGGGACAGGGAAGGGAGGAGCTGAGGCCGCTAAAACTCACACTGGGAGCGTAGCAGGCTCTGGTGAGCTCTTTAGGGCTGCGGTGAGGACAGTGGGCGGAATACAGGTGGATGGGTTGGAAGACATGTTGAACCTAGCTAAGGTCCTCACAGCCGATGAACCCATAAGGCCGGACGTCCTAGTTGTGACTAATTCAGGGGGACATGGCGTGCTCACTGCCGACTCCATAGAGTCCTCAGGACTGAAGATGGTCACTCTGACTCCAGGGGCTAACGAGGAGTTGAAGAAGGTGCTCCCCCCTCAGAGCCTCCCCAAGAACCCTCTTGATCTCTCCGGAGACGCGGACAGCGAGAGGTACAGGAGGGCACTGCAGATTGTCCAGGACCTCGACTGCACTAAACTGGTAATTGTGCAGTCCTTGCCGATGGTCAGCTGCAGCGAGGTCGCTAGGGTGGCGCTGGAGTTCAAGGGAAAGGGAGTAGTGACTGTAGTCATGGGACTAGACGAGGACGCGGCCTCGAGAACCCTCGAGTTGGCTAGGATGCCCGCGTTCAGGTTCCCTGAGGACGCTGTCAAGGCTATCAGCTACGTCCTGAAGAGGAGACCTCCTCAAAGGAAGATCAGGGTCCCACAACCACTAGAGGAGGCGCGAGAGTTAGTTGAGGGTAGAAAGTACCTACCGGACTACGTGGCGATGAAACTGATGGAACTCTACGGCGTGAGGACCCCAAGGTGGGCGGTGGTGGAGGACCCCTCTCAACTCAACGAGGCTGCAACGAAAGTGGGATTCCCCCTAGTTGTGAAGGCGTCCACTGACGAACCAATACACAAGACCGAAGTAGGAGGGGTGGTGATGAACGTGGAGCGTGACTCGTTGGAGCAGGCATACAAGCTAGTGTCCTCTAAGTTCAAGAGAGTCCTTCTACAGAGACAGTTGCACGGGGTGGAGGTGTTCGTAGGTGGTCTGAGGGACCCGGCATTCGGTCACGCCGTAGTTGTGGGAATTGGTGGGGTCCACGTCGAGGTAATAAAGAGCCTAAGCTACGCCCTTTCCCCCGTCTCGGAGGACGAGGCACTAGAAGTCATGTCCGAAAGCAAGGTGACTCAATTACTGACGGCGAGGAACAGGAACTACGACCTAGGCTCTGTGGCTAGGACGATATCGACCATATCCAGATTGATAGTGGATCTCAACGTTAGGGAAATGGACGTTAACCCCTTAATGGTGAACGAGGAAGGGGCCTACGCCGTGGACGTCAGGATTGAACTGTGAGGAGCCTCTGATAGTCGAGGTCAATGACCTTCGGGGCTACCATGTGAGATGAAGCTGAGGCTCTAGCCCGCAACTCCCTCAGCACCTCCCTCCACGCTCCTCGAGGATACTCGCTCCGTAAGGGGACCTTCAACTTCCTGTTCAAGTCCTTGACGAAGTATATGCAGGTGGGTAATAACTTGCAGTCCTCACAGCTAGATCCTCCCAACCTGACGTACCTCAACTTATCGCCCTCCACCCACAGGACTCCATCCGTGAGCTTGACTCCATCCTCTCCCCTGAACGGGAGGACCAGGTTACCTCTCACTCTCCCCTCTTGGTTGATCAGTCCAGAGGACCTTAGCCAGTCCAAGATATAGTAATAGTAACTCTTACTTATCCCCTGATCCCTCCCTCCTGCTAAGGTTTTCAAGTAGAGCTCTCCACCCACCCTGCTGAACCTGTTCTCCTCGAGAAGAACTGTTCCCTCCTGAACCTCCCTCTTCAACTCCTCCTCCCTGAGTTCACACATAGGTTAAATTTAGAGAAACTTCCCTTTAGCCGTTGTGTGGGTTAACGTGTGAAGTTGTATACTCCTGTACACTTATGGGATGTCTAGATAGAGCTTCTTGGAGATAACAGGAGGGATCTTTGGCCCAGAGGTCCCCAGTCACGGCCAGAGCCCTCCCCCTCAAGCCTCCATTGCAGACTGGGAAGAAGGGACAGGAGGAACACTCAACATACCTCCTCCTTTCCCTGAGCTTTTCGACAAGTGGAGCAGGCCCATCCCACAGTTCCTTCAGGTGTGGCCCGACCCCTATGGGTACTGGAGTGAACTGATCAGGATAGACCACTCCCTCAGGAGAAATGTAAGCTACCCTCTCCCCAGACCGGTTGCCGCCGTTGGCTCTGAGCAGATTCAACAGCTCAGGTTTCCCCGTGATTAAGTACGCCAGAATGCCGTCGACTGGGTTGTCCGCCGTCAATAGCTCGTAGTTGACTCCCTTGGCCTTGTCGAGGAGGTGCTCGACTACGTTCAACCTCGTCGAGTTATCGACATCCAGGGCCCTTTCTGCCCTCCCGACGTAGGCTAGGTGATAGAAGCATATCCTGTCCAATCTTTCCCTCTCTACAGTGTTCAACGCCTCGTCTACGTACCACCAGTTGAGGGCCGTGATGGTGAATCGCAGTCCCACCTTGAGGCCGAGGGATTTGGCGAACCTGGCACCCTCAAGTGCCTTACGATGGGCCCCCTTCAATCCCCTCAGCTCATCGTGCACCTGAGGGGGTCCGTCCAGACTCACACCCACATAGTTGACGTATTCAGCCAAAGGTGGGAGGGAAGTACGTAGAACCGTGCCGTTAGTGGAGATCTCGACACTTATTCCTCTATCTTGCGCATGTCTCGCGATCTCCCTCACTTCCCTCATCATGAGGGGTTCTCCCCCGGTGAGTACGATGTGTCTAACTCCCATAGATCCCGCCTCCTCGACCGTTCGGAGCCAGAAGTCCAATGGTAGGTCTATGAACTTAGCTCCCCCAGAATTGGAGTAGCAGTGAAGGCAATTCAGGTTGCAGTTTCTTGTTAGTCCTAGGATCAGGACGGCTGGATACTTCCTCTCACTAGTAGGGAACCTGACCGAGTCTCCCCTTTCGTTCCTCCCTCCCATAAGCCTCGAGAGACTTATCAAGATCTCATCCTCGCTGGAACGTAGAGACATAGGGGGTCTTCCTCTAGGTAGTCTCCGGTGGCAGCGTAGGCCCTAGCCCTGCACCCTCCACACACTGTACGGTACTCACAGACTCCACACTTCCCCCTCAAGTTGGACGGTTCCCTAAGGACTGCGAAGAGCGGCGATTCCCTATATATCTCGCTGAACTTCCTGTCCCTCACATTCCCAGCAGGAACGGGTAGGAAGCCGCACGGGTACACAGTACCGTCGTACCCCACAAACGCATAACCGTTGCCGGCCATGCATCCCCTCGCTCCCTCTACACTCCTCCTCCCGTACCTGAGGTCGGGGGGAATTGGCCTAACCCCTTGCTCGTTGGCGAGTCTAACTAGGTATGGAGCGCACGTCATCCTGACGTTTATCCCTTCCTTCATTCTCCACCTCAAAACTGTCCCCATCACCTCCTCCGCTTCCTTGGGAGAGATCGCCATCCCCGGAGTAGCCCTCCCCACCGGAACTAGCATGAACACGTCCCACGTCTGAGGGTGCATGGAAAGGACTGTTTCCTTGAGCTCCCTTAAGTACCTGACGTTGTACCTACTTATGGTGGAGTTCACTTGAAGTGGAACGCCGGCCTCCCTAACGGCTTCCACGGCCTTCCTAGCAAGCTGGAAAGCTCCTGGAACTCCCCTGAAGTAATCGTGGACCTCCTCTGGTCCGTCCACGCTCACTGAGACGGCCGAGACGCCGGCCTCCCTGAACTTCTTAGCAACGTCGTAAGTTAGACGGCTACCGCTTGGTGAGACGGCCGTCCTGAGTTTCTTCGAGGAGTACGAAAGGACTTCGAATAGGTCGTCTCTCTTTAGGGCGTCTCCTCCGCTCACTACGAACAGCTTCACCCCCATTAGGGCTATGTCGTCAACGAGAGACAGCACCTCCTCGGTTCTAAGCTCGTTCGGCAACCTCTGTGGAATCGCCAGTGCCCTGCAATGTCTACACGCGAAGTCGCACGCCTTAGTGCTCTCCCACACCACTGCCGAGGGCGAGACGTCAACTTCCATGCAGTACATGGAAGTCTCCTGGACGAAATCGTTTTAGCGTTAGAAGAAGAGGAAAACTGTCCCTCCCAGTCCAACCCATTAATAATATAACCGTGTTGGTGGAAACAAATCCTCGATTAGTATGAACAGGCTCACACTACTCGTCGTAATGGTTGCCCTAGCCCTATCCTTCACGGCCGTGCTCGTGGGGGTTCCATTGGCCCAGACCGCTCCTCAGATCACCGCCTACAGAGTCCACGGTTCCCTGAACTTGGGAGATCCCGGATCCGAGTCGTTCTGGAACTCTATACCTTGGACCAACGTTTCCCTCACGGCCAACCTGAACGGAGTGCCCACCTCAGGTATAACTCCCTACGTTCTAGTGAAGGCAGCTTGGAACGGAACAGATTTAGTGGTGCTAATGAAGTGGCCGGACGAGAATCCTGCGTTCAACGCGTGGTCTGCAGCGGCGGCCTCGTTGTATCCCCCAGCTTCAGGTCCAGGAGTCTTCAGGATCATGGAGTTGACACACGGCGTGACTTACACCCTTGAGAAGAACTACACCGATTATTACACGATAGTGAACGGTACGCAACTGCCCGGTAGGTTAGTCCTCAACTACTCCGGCGTGGCGGTCTTGCCAGCTCCCAACGACACTCAGATACAGGTACTTGGAAACGGCACGATTCTCCTCTACCACTCCCCAAGGCCCATGGAGTACCTTCTGGATCAAGATTCCATGTTCTACGGTTACTACGTGAACTCCACGTGGTACTACCCGGACAGGGCGGCAATAATGTGGTACATGGGATCCGAGACTAGCCCCATGGATTGTATGAACATAGGAGGCAAGTTCCCAGGACAGGTTTACGACGGGGTCAAAATAACGCAGGCGGGAGGTTCCCTATCAGCGGGACCAGCAAACATATGGATGTGGGTGTCTGGGGCGACTTGGAACTCCTCCCAAGATCCCGCGTTTAAAGTGGGACTCTGGACTAACACTTCTCTCACTGGGTTGAACTACACTACTAACCATGGGTTCGCGGTTCCGCTATACACAAATCAAACGAACATGTACGAGGTGGACACTGCAGGAATATGGTACTCTCCAGTAGCTTCCTCCGGACTTCAGGGCTCGCTCTTCTACGTTTGGACAGGAGCGTCCTGGAGCAATGGCACCTGGACTGTGGAGTTCGCGAGACCAATGGCGGTCCCCACTTCCCTAGCCCAGTACGAGCCCAACTTCACCGTCGGGCACAGTTACGACGTAGCTTTCGCCGTATGGCAAGGAAGGGCCGGAGAGACCCTTTTCGACAAGTCAATAACCTCGAACTTCCTCACTCTATACGTTTCGTCCTCGGCTCCGAGCGTTCCCACTAGCACAGTGACACTGAGCACGACTGACGAAGTCACAATAGTCGGCCTCGTGGTGGCCCTAGTGGTCCTCGCGCTACTCTACGTGGTGTTCAGGAAATGAAGGGGGACTTAGACCTCAGGACGTTACTCGCGGTCCTCTACGTTGGGGCGGTGTTACAGTTTCTGTTTAGAGAGGCAACCTTCGCTATAATGCCCATTCCCCTGCACATCTACGCTCTGTCCTACCTTGGACTTCTAGGAACTGTGGGACTGATGCTGGAGCTAGTGGGCATGGTGGCGCTGCTCGCGGCCCTGTGGAGGAAGCTCTTTCTGGCTGCACCCCTTGCAGCGCTCCTCGTCGTGTCGAGCGTGCTAGCGTTCGTTTTCCCCCAGTACTACGCCACTGGTCTCTGGACCTGGGTCACGCTTGCATCCGTAACTGCCACAGCGATCCTCGGGCTGGAGGGGGTGGCGAAGGGTAATGGAAGGAGGCGGGCCGTGCTTCTCCTGACTTTGCCGCTCCTGATCGCGGTGGACGTTGAGGCTTTCTTCCTTTACCTTCACGTCGGACTGCTCTACTCCAACTACCCTCTGCTCTTCTTCCTAGCTGCCGCTGGTTCAGCTGCAGCGACGATCCTCTTCGGGAAACCTTGGGGAAGGAGGGCCGCCTTGTCGTATGGACTAGGTATTGTCGCAGCGTCTACTGTAATGCCGCTTTACCTTCTCGTGACACAGAACAGGTTCATGGAGATCATCATGGACATGACAATACCCTCGGCTGTGGGAATAACCCTCAGCGACCCATATAGTTTAGGTCTGGTGATCATTTCCTTCGGTGTAGTTCTTTTCTCAGTGGTGGGTCTCCTGGTGAAGGGAAGGTACATGGCATCGGCTGGGTTCTTCCTGTTCTTCAGCACAGTCTTCATGGGGATCACTGGGTACCACCTGATGCTCTACGTTATCGCACCTGGGTTGGGACTGGCAATGGCTGGGTTGGACTCGTTGAACTTGACTGTAAAGGAAAGGACCCAGTCCAACGCTAAACCCTCAATTGCTGTCACGGAAAAGAGAGAGGTGGGGAGTTGAAGTGAGGAAGTACAACAGGTGGGATTTGTTCTTCGCGAGGGGACTTCAGAGGGTAATGAGGAACCCCAAGACCAAGTTCGACGAGAGGGAATTCGTCACGAAGGGAAGCGACTACCTATTTAACTACGCGGAGAAGAACGTAGGTACTATAGACGAAGGTAGGAGGAACTTCATGAAGGCGTTAGCGATAGGTGTAGGTGTAGCGGCAGTGGCCGGACTACTCCCTGGGTTGAGGGTGCTTCCAGCTCCGGGTGTCGGAATTACCAAGTTTCCTAAGGTTCTCCTGGTCGACTCTTCTGGTTCGCCCTTGAAGGCTTCCACTTTGCCTATCAACGAACCCGTGATCACGATATACCTCTACCCGCTAGCTGACGAACCCAACTTCCTGCTAAACTTGGGGGACGCCTCCAACAAGCCAGTGCAGGTTCAGCCAACAGAGGTAGTTATTCCACAGACGGGAGAGAAGTACTCCTTCCCTGGTGGAGTGGGGCCGTCCAAGTCAATAGTCTCCTACAGCGCCATATGCCAGCACTTAGGTTGCGAGCCGCCAGAGATTCACTTCTATCCACCCAGCTACATGAAGTTGGGTATGCCCGCTCCGGCCGAGTTGACGGCGGAGGCACTCCTCGCGGCGAAGCAAGCTAACGCTCCGGGGGTGATACACTGTGACTGCCACGGCTCAACCTACGATCCCTACCACGGTGCGTCAGTTCTCACTGGACCTACGCAGAGGCCTCTCCCCTACGTGGAGCTGGAGTGGGACCCAACGACCGACTACCTCTACGCGGTGGAAGAGGGAGGCGTCCCAGTTTACGGCCACACCTCGGACCTCACTGGCGGAAACCCCCTCAGCGGAGACACTACAACAGTGAGCAAGACCATAAATCCGTTCAGCTGAGGTGGTAGATACGTCCAACAGGTTCTCAAACTGGCTCAGGGATAGACTCGGACTCGACGAACTACCGTTCTTCAGAACGCCTGACTACATGTACAAGGCTAACTATTGGCTGGGGGCCTTAGTAGCGTCGGCCTTCGTTTACGCAGTGGTCTCTGGATTAATTCTCCTCCTCTACTATAACCCAGCCGATCCCTACGATCAGACACAATACATCATAAACAGCGTCCCATACGGTTCTGTGGTGCTCTTCAGCCACCTCTACGCTGCATATGCTATGATACTCCTGGCATATGTACACATGTTCAGAAACTATTTCGTGGGAGCTTACAAGGCTCCCAGGGAACTGGTCTGGTTGGCTGGAGTACTCCTGCTGGTCTTGACCATGGGGGCCTCCTTCGTCGGTTACAGTCTTGTAGGGGACGTGCTGGGGGTAGACGCTGTAGGAGTAGGGGAAGGCATACTAGGAAGTTTCCCGGGTGGATCGGTGCTCAACGCACTCTTCTTCGGAAACGGTACGACACAAGACACGTTCACTAGGCTGCTTGCTTGGCACATAATCTTAGTTGCGCTAATAGGACTCCTCTTCGGATTGCACTTCTTCATGGCGGAGAGGTACGGCATAATGCCCACTAGGAGAGTGAAGCCAACTGCCCCAGCGGTATACACTAAGGAGGAGGAGTCTAAGTTCAACCCATGGTGGCCCAGGAACTTCGTGTATATGATGTCGCTCATGTTGATGACCTGGGGACTCATACTGATAGTGCCTAACGTCTTAGCTAACGTGAATGGCCTCCCACTACTGCTCAATCCACACCCAGCTCCCTCCCCCAGCAGTCCACAAGCCGCCTCTGTCCCAGCTTATCCTCCCTGGTTCTTCCTCTTCTTCTACAAAATAGCCGACTTCCTGATGCCCAATGGGGCACCGTACCCTCCCTTCGGGGCCCTCTTAGTGGCGGTTCTCATACCCATGGTGTACCTACTCTTGCTACCGTTCTTGGACAGAGGCAAGGAGCTCCACCCCTTCGGTAGGAAGTTCTGGACGTGGGTGGGAGTGATGCTCATAACCTACTTGGTGGAAATGAGCGTGTGGGGTTACTTAGCGCCTGGAGTTCCAGAGCCCTTCACAGATCAGGTTAAAGTGCTCCTCCCCCCTGCCGTGATCGCTGCCATCGGGGTCTACGCAATGGGAAGAACGTGGAGTAGGAGGAAAGTTAGCCTAGAGTCGCCCGTCCTACCCAAGGGGACCGGCCCTTCCCCAGTGACTGCATTCGGACTTGTAGTGTTAGGTATGCTAGCAGTTGGGACCGTGGGGCTGGCCATCAACGATCCAACCGTTCCAGGTGGAGCTGCGGCAGTTGCGTTGGTCCTGGCCTTCGCGGCTTTCGCTAGGGGGTTCTGGCGTCGTTCCTCAGGAAACACGAACCAAGAAACCGTGAACCGGAAGGCCCGGATTACGTTGGCAGAGACGGTGATGGCGGTCCTGTTCGTTGTTGCCGTAGTACTTGCCTTCAACATGTGGACTGTCCCCTCCACTGGGCCGCAGTCCAGTCTGTTCGGTGTCGATCTAGGTGCGCTACTCCTCATGCTCGGAGAGGCCCTGTCCCTTTACCACTACGCCAACTACGCCGTCAAGGCCAGCATATAATTACTTTCAACCTGGCAATATTTTTCTACCTACTCTCGTACACAAAGTATAAAAGAGAGAACTTCTCAATGGAATTTGAGAGCAATGGAAAAAACAGTAGACGCTTCTGGGACGATATGTCCCTATCCCATAATGCTGTTGAGTAGGGCGGTTAGGGAAGCTCGACCAGGAGACGTCATAAAGGTAGTGGCGACGGATCCTGCGTTCGCGCGGGACGTGAAGTCCTGGACTAAGAGCACAGGAAACGAGTTACTAGCACTCGAAGAGGGCGAAGGAAAGGTCGTTGCGCTTGTGAGGAAGGTGGGAAGATGAGCGAAGCAGTACTCAGGGAGAAGTTCAGGAGGAACGTCTCGGTTTACAAGTCGCTCGGGGTTAACCCGATGTCGTTGGCTACCGGTTGCTCGGTGAAGGTGGATTTGGTGTCGGTCCTCTATCCAGCGATCTCCACCCTAAGAGGAAAACTAGAGAAGATGAAAATAGCGCCCAGGAGGGATGCCTACGTTTTCCCAGCTACGGAGGTGGAGGTATTGGAGAGGAGGATCTATGGTCTGGACCTAAGAGAGGAGGACGTGGAAGACCTAAGGCGACTCAGGCCAGCGCGTGCGGTCGTGCTCTCCCAGGTGAGTCAAGA
Protein-coding regions in this window:
- a CDS encoding radical SAM protein; translated protein: MISLSRLMGGRNERGDSVRFPTSERKYPAVLILGLTRNCNLNCLHCYSNSGGAKFIDLPLDFWLRTVEEAGSMGVRHIVLTGGEPLMMREVREIARHAQDRGISVEISTNGTVLRTSLPPLAEYVNYVGVSLDGPPQVHDELRGLKGAHRKALEGARFAKSLGLKVGLRFTITALNWWYVDEALNTVERERLDRICFYHLAYVGRAERALDVDNSTRLNVVEHLLDKAKGVNYELLTADNPVDGILAYLITGKPELLNLLRANGGNRSGERVAYISPEGVVYPDQFTPVPIGVGPHLKELWDGPAPLVEKLRERRRYVECSSCPFFPVCNGGLRGRALAVTGDLWAKDPSCYLQEALSRHPISVQEYTTSHVNPHNG
- the cbsA gene encoding cytochrome b558/566 subunit A — protein: MNRLTLLVVMVALALSFTAVLVGVPLAQTAPQITAYRVHGSLNLGDPGSESFWNSIPWTNVSLTANLNGVPTSGITPYVLVKAAWNGTDLVVLMKWPDENPAFNAWSAAAASLYPPASGPGVFRIMELTHGVTYTLEKNYTDYYTIVNGTQLPGRLVLNYSGVAVLPAPNDTQIQVLGNGTILLYHSPRPMEYLLDQDSMFYGYYVNSTWYYPDRAAIMWYMGSETSPMDCMNIGGKFPGQVYDGVKITQAGGSLSAGPANIWMWVSGATWNSSQDPAFKVGLWTNTSLTGLNYTTNHGFAVPLYTNQTNMYEVDTAGIWYSPVASSGLQGSLFYVWTGASWSNGTWTVEFARPMAVPTSLAQYEPNFTVGHSYDVAFAVWQGRAGETLFDKSITSNFLTLYVSSSAPSVPTSTVTLSTTDEVTIVGLVVALVVLALLYVVFRK
- a CDS encoding acetate--CoA ligase family protein, encoding MLEKLFRPSSVAVVGASRNRDKVGNIVLRNVLSTFRGKVFAVNDKADSVEGVKANRSLKEVKNVDLVVVAVPRTVVPQVMEEAVQVGAGAAVVITSGFRETDEEGARLENELVSIARKGDVRVLGPNTLGLVTPAMNATFAFADVLRGNVAVVAQSGGIGVYMLNWAQRTRTGLSYFVSLGNQADVSETDVFQFLAEDLETRAIFSYLEGVADGSRFLDVVPDVAKRKPLVFLKGGTGKGGAEAAKTHTGSVAGSGELFRAAVRTVGGIQVDGLEDMLNLAKVLTADEPIRPDVLVVTNSGGHGVLTADSIESSGLKMVTLTPGANEELKKVLPPQSLPKNPLDLSGDADSERYRRALQIVQDLDCTKLVIVQSLPMVSCSEVARVALEFKGKGVVTVVMGLDEDAASRTLELARMPAFRFPEDAVKAISYVLKRRPPQRKIRVPQPLEEARELVEGRKYLPDYVAMKLMELYGVRTPRWAVVEDPSQLNEAATKVGFPLVVKASTDEPIHKTEVGGVVMNVERDSLEQAYKLVSSKFKRVLLQRQLHGVEVFVGGLRDPAFGHAVVVGIGGVHVEVIKSLSYALSPVSEDEALEVMSESKVTQLLTARNRNYDLGSVARTISTISRLIVDLNVREMDVNPLMVNEEGAYAVDVRIEL
- a CDS encoding peroxiredoxin, with translation MESRKLGIVFASGAANRLCCLFIYAGAALAGGWEVRVHLVNEGLVAFKKEVLPKLSTIEAAYYPPLYSTDVETYVGNLREFVNSGKLPDWHSFLKQLKGDFKDRFKVYACPYAAALYNVRKEDLVEEVDEVRGAESFLEEVYGGVVMYL
- a CDS encoding radical SAM/SPASM domain-containing protein, whose translation is MYCMEVDVSPSAVVWESTKACDFACRHCRALAIPQRLPNELRTEEVLSLVDDIALMGVKLFVVSGGDALKRDDLFEVLSYSSKKLRTAVSPSGSRLTYDVAKKFREAGVSAVSVSVDGPEEVHDYFRGVPGAFQLARKAVEAVREAGVPLQVNSTISRYNVRYLRELKETVLSMHPQTWDVFMLVPVGRATPGMAISPKEAEEVMGTVLRWRMKEGINVRMTCAPYLVRLANEQGVRPIPPDLRYGRRSVEGARGCMAGNGYAFVGYDGTVYPCGFLPVPAGNVRDRKFSEIYRESPLFAVLREPSNLRGKCGVCEYRTVCGGCRARAYAATGDYLEEDPLCLYVPARMRS
- a CDS encoding plasma-membrane proton-efflux P-type ATPase, with translation MREDLKDIGIDELMKRLGTTKEGLSNEEARNRLEKFGYNEVVERKESPLLKFLRKFWSPVPWMLEVTIAITFALKKYPDSLIILFLLVFNAIVSYVQESRAQNAVEILKKRLSVQARVLRDGRWTKVQARELVPGDVIRVRLGDIVPADVKVLDGEVEVDQSALTGESVAVEKGKGDVLFSGSVVRRGEATCVVALTGPNTYYGKTTELVESAGSKSHIESLIFGIVRSLIVLDVVLVLAMTSFSLLEHVSFTQVLPFSLVVLIASIPVALPATFTIAMAIGALEMSKKGALVTRLTAIEDAASMDVLCMDKTGTITENRLRVVEPKAYKGTEDELLRYACLASDEASQDPIDLAVISYAKERNMTVDYENRLQFKPFDPSTKRTEAVVNVNGEKFTVIKGAPQVVAEVCKRRYEEIERDVESYASRGFRVIAVAAGRETPELLGVIPLYDRPRPDSRELIMELNAFGVSTKMVTGDNLAIADEVGKEVGIEGGVCRVLDVKEGKAAIDGCSVFAEVFPEDKFFIVKRLQEEGHVTGMTGDGVNDAPALKQAEVGIAVSNATDVAKASASIVLTHEGISDIVEAIKSGRRIYQRMLTYTLNKIMKTMQVVLFLTLSFFVVRFFVTTPFDVILLLFANDFVTMSIATDNVRYSQRPERWNVKALIASSALLSALLVVEGFVVLWLGLRLGLGVNGIHTFVFDALVFSGLFTVFMVRERRRFWHSKPSKWMSLSITGDVIAISAISVVGLLVTPIPLWDVLVVLAFTFAWMALMDLVKNEVFRRYQL